In Equus caballus isolate H_3958 breed thoroughbred chromosome 7, TB-T2T, whole genome shotgun sequence, one DNA window encodes the following:
- the TMPRSS5 gene encoding transmembrane protease serine 5 isoform X4, with protein sequence MLDGQAPMEAQYAEEGPGPGIFRSVLGDPLRRPEAQQQPISPSRRWCSRRRGCAVLGALGLLAGASVGSWLLVLYLWPAASQPVPRNSQDEEMTLNCSEASGGEEALLPSIPKAVSFRINKEDFLLQVQVRARPDWLLVCHEGWSSALGVRICRSLGHLRLTHHKGVNLSDLKLNSSQEFAQLPPRLGGLLEEVWQPRDNCTSGQIVSLKCSECGARPLASRIVGGQAVAPGRWPWHASVALGSRHTCGGSVLAPHWVVTAAHCMHSFRLSRLSSWRVRVGLVSHSMVRTHQGAVVERIIPHPLYSAQNHDYDVALLRLRTPLDFSDTVGAVCLPAEEQDFPRGSQCWVSGWGHTDPSHALLCVPPSLCLLPAAHSSDTLQDMVVPLLSTQLCNSSCVYSGALTPRMLCAGYLDGRADACQGDSGGPLVCQDGGTWRLVGVVSWGHGCAEPNHPGVYAKVAELLDWIQDTAWAP encoded by the exons ATGCTGGACGGCCAAGCCCCCATGGAGGCTCAGTATGCAGAGGAGGGCCCAGGGCCCGGGATCTTCAGATCTGTGCTGGGAGACCCACTACGGAGACCGGAGGCCCAGCAGCAACCCA TCTCTCCGTCAAGACGCTGGTGCTCCAGGCGGCGTGGCTGTGCAGTgctgggagccctggggctgCTGGCTGGGGCGAGTGTCGGCTCATGGCTTCTAG TGCTGTATCTGTGGCCAGCTGCCTCTCAGCCTGTTCCGCGGAACTCGCAGGATGAGGAGATGACTTTGAACTGCTCAGAGGCCAGCGGTGGCGAGGAAGCCCTCCTCCCCTCAATTCCCAAAGCAG TATCTTTCAGAATAAACAAGGAGGACTTCTTGCTGCAAGTACAGGTGAGGGCCCGGCCAGACTGGCTCCTGGTCTGCCATGAGGGCTGGAGCTCTGCCCTGGGGGTGCGGATCTGCCGCAGCCTGGGGCACCTCAG ACTCACTCACCACAAGGGAGTGAACCTGTCTGACCTCAAGCTCAACAGCTCCCAGGAGTTTGCTCAGCTCCCTCCTAGACTgggaggcctcctggaggaggtgtggCAGCCCAG GGACAACTGCACTTCTGGCCAAATCGTTTCCCTCAAATGCTCTG AGTGTGGGGCAAGGCCCCTGGCTTCCCGGATAGTCGGGGGGCAGGCCGTGGCTCCTGGGCGCTGGCCATGGCATGCCAGCGTGGCCCTGGGCTCCCGGCACACGTGCGGGGGCTCCGTGCTGGCGCCACACTGGGTGGTGACCGCTGCGCACTGCATGCACAG TTTCAGGCTGTCCCGCCTGTCCAGCTGGCGGGTCCGTGTGGGATTGGTCAGCCACAGCATGGTCAGGACACACCAGGGGGCTGTGGTGGAGAGGATCATCCCCCACCCACTCTACAGCGCCCAGAATCACGACTATGACGTCGCCCTCCTGCGGCTCCGGACCCCACTCGATTTCTCAG ACACCGTGGGCGCTGTGTGCCTGCCGGCCGAGGAGCAAGATTTTCCCAGGGGCTCGCAGTGCTGGGTGTCTGGCTGGGGCCACACTGACCCCAGCCATG CCCTGCTCTGTGTCCCTCCATCTCTGTGTCTGCTTCCTGCAGCCCACAGCTCAGACACACTGCAGGACATGGTGGTGCCCCTGCTCAGCACCCAGCTCTGCAACAGCTCTTGCGTGTACAGCGGGGCCCTCACCCCCCGCATGCTGTGTGCCGGCTACCTGGACGGGAGGGCCGATGCATGCCAG GGGGATAGCGGGGGTCCCCTGGTGTGCCAGGATGGGGGCACATGGCGCCTGGTGGGGGTGGTCAGCTGGGGCCATGGCTGCGCAGAGCCCAATCACCCCGGTGTCTATGCCAAGGTCGCTGAGCTCCTGGACTGGATCCAGGACACAGCATGG
- the TMPRSS5 gene encoding transmembrane protease serine 5 isoform X3 yields MLDGQAPMEAQYAEEGPGPGIFRSVLGDPLRRPEAQQQPISPSRRWCSRRRGCAVLGALGLLAGASVGSWLLVLYLWPAASQPVPRNSQDEEMTLNCSEASGGEEALLPSIPKAVSFRINKEDFLLQVQVRARPDWLLVCHEGWSSALGVRICRSLGHLRLTHHKGVNLSDLKLNSSQEFAQLPPRLGGLLEEVWQPRDNCTSGQIVSLKCSECGARPLASRIVGGQAVAPGRWPWHASVALGSRHTCGGSVLAPHWVVTAAHCMHSFRLSRLSSWRVRVGLVSHSMVRTHQGAVVERIIPHPLYSAQNHDYDVALLRLRTPLDFSDTVGAVCLPAEEQDFPRGSQCWVSGWGHTDPSHALLCVPPSLCLLPAAHSSDTLQDMVVPLLSTQLCNSSCVYSGALTPRMLCAGYLDGRADACQGDSGGPLVCQDGGTWRLVGVVSWGHGCAEPNHPGVYAKVAELLDWIQDTAWVH; encoded by the exons ATGCTGGACGGCCAAGCCCCCATGGAGGCTCAGTATGCAGAGGAGGGCCCAGGGCCCGGGATCTTCAGATCTGTGCTGGGAGACCCACTACGGAGACCGGAGGCCCAGCAGCAACCCA TCTCTCCGTCAAGACGCTGGTGCTCCAGGCGGCGTGGCTGTGCAGTgctgggagccctggggctgCTGGCTGGGGCGAGTGTCGGCTCATGGCTTCTAG TGCTGTATCTGTGGCCAGCTGCCTCTCAGCCTGTTCCGCGGAACTCGCAGGATGAGGAGATGACTTTGAACTGCTCAGAGGCCAGCGGTGGCGAGGAAGCCCTCCTCCCCTCAATTCCCAAAGCAG TATCTTTCAGAATAAACAAGGAGGACTTCTTGCTGCAAGTACAGGTGAGGGCCCGGCCAGACTGGCTCCTGGTCTGCCATGAGGGCTGGAGCTCTGCCCTGGGGGTGCGGATCTGCCGCAGCCTGGGGCACCTCAG ACTCACTCACCACAAGGGAGTGAACCTGTCTGACCTCAAGCTCAACAGCTCCCAGGAGTTTGCTCAGCTCCCTCCTAGACTgggaggcctcctggaggaggtgtggCAGCCCAG GGACAACTGCACTTCTGGCCAAATCGTTTCCCTCAAATGCTCTG AGTGTGGGGCAAGGCCCCTGGCTTCCCGGATAGTCGGGGGGCAGGCCGTGGCTCCTGGGCGCTGGCCATGGCATGCCAGCGTGGCCCTGGGCTCCCGGCACACGTGCGGGGGCTCCGTGCTGGCGCCACACTGGGTGGTGACCGCTGCGCACTGCATGCACAG TTTCAGGCTGTCCCGCCTGTCCAGCTGGCGGGTCCGTGTGGGATTGGTCAGCCACAGCATGGTCAGGACACACCAGGGGGCTGTGGTGGAGAGGATCATCCCCCACCCACTCTACAGCGCCCAGAATCACGACTATGACGTCGCCCTCCTGCGGCTCCGGACCCCACTCGATTTCTCAG ACACCGTGGGCGCTGTGTGCCTGCCGGCCGAGGAGCAAGATTTTCCCAGGGGCTCGCAGTGCTGGGTGTCTGGCTGGGGCCACACTGACCCCAGCCATG CCCTGCTCTGTGTCCCTCCATCTCTGTGTCTGCTTCCTGCAGCCCACAGCTCAGACACACTGCAGGACATGGTGGTGCCCCTGCTCAGCACCCAGCTCTGCAACAGCTCTTGCGTGTACAGCGGGGCCCTCACCCCCCGCATGCTGTGTGCCGGCTACCTGGACGGGAGGGCCGATGCATGCCAG GGGGATAGCGGGGGTCCCCTGGTGTGCCAGGATGGGGGCACATGGCGCCTGGTGGGGGTGGTCAGCTGGGGCCATGGCTGCGCAGAGCCCAATCACCCCGGTGTCTATGCCAAGGTCGCTGAGCTCCTGGACTGGATCCAGGACACAGCATGG GTCCACTAG
- the TMPRSS5 gene encoding transmembrane protease serine 5 isoform X10, which yields MLDGQAPMEAQYAEEGPGPGIFRSVLGDPLRRPEAQQQPISPSRRWCSRRRGCAVLGALGLLAGASVGSWLLVLYLWPAASQPVPRNSQDEEMTLNCSEASGGEEALLPSIPKAVSFRINKEDFLLQVQVRARPDWLLVCHEGWSSALGVRICRSLGHLRDNCTSGQIVSLKCSECGARPLASRIVGGQAVAPGRWPWHASVALGSRHTCGGSVLAPHWVVTAAHCMHSFRLSRLSSWRVRVGLVSHSMVRTHQGAVVERIIPHPLYSAQNHDYDVALLRLRTPLDFSDTVGAVCLPAEEQDFPRGSQCWVSGWGHTDPSHAHSSDTLQDMVVPLLSTQLCNSSCVYSGALTPRMLCAGYLDGRADACQGDSGGPLVCQDGGTWRLVGVVSWGHGCAEPNHPGVYAKVAELLDWIQDTAWVH from the exons ATGCTGGACGGCCAAGCCCCCATGGAGGCTCAGTATGCAGAGGAGGGCCCAGGGCCCGGGATCTTCAGATCTGTGCTGGGAGACCCACTACGGAGACCGGAGGCCCAGCAGCAACCCA TCTCTCCGTCAAGACGCTGGTGCTCCAGGCGGCGTGGCTGTGCAGTgctgggagccctggggctgCTGGCTGGGGCGAGTGTCGGCTCATGGCTTCTAG TGCTGTATCTGTGGCCAGCTGCCTCTCAGCCTGTTCCGCGGAACTCGCAGGATGAGGAGATGACTTTGAACTGCTCAGAGGCCAGCGGTGGCGAGGAAGCCCTCCTCCCCTCAATTCCCAAAGCAG TATCTTTCAGAATAAACAAGGAGGACTTCTTGCTGCAAGTACAGGTGAGGGCCCGGCCAGACTGGCTCCTGGTCTGCCATGAGGGCTGGAGCTCTGCCCTGGGGGTGCGGATCTGCCGCAGCCTGGGGCACCTCAG GGACAACTGCACTTCTGGCCAAATCGTTTCCCTCAAATGCTCTG AGTGTGGGGCAAGGCCCCTGGCTTCCCGGATAGTCGGGGGGCAGGCCGTGGCTCCTGGGCGCTGGCCATGGCATGCCAGCGTGGCCCTGGGCTCCCGGCACACGTGCGGGGGCTCCGTGCTGGCGCCACACTGGGTGGTGACCGCTGCGCACTGCATGCACAG TTTCAGGCTGTCCCGCCTGTCCAGCTGGCGGGTCCGTGTGGGATTGGTCAGCCACAGCATGGTCAGGACACACCAGGGGGCTGTGGTGGAGAGGATCATCCCCCACCCACTCTACAGCGCCCAGAATCACGACTATGACGTCGCCCTCCTGCGGCTCCGGACCCCACTCGATTTCTCAG ACACCGTGGGCGCTGTGTGCCTGCCGGCCGAGGAGCAAGATTTTCCCAGGGGCTCGCAGTGCTGGGTGTCTGGCTGGGGCCACACTGACCCCAGCCATG CCCACAGCTCAGACACACTGCAGGACATGGTGGTGCCCCTGCTCAGCACCCAGCTCTGCAACAGCTCTTGCGTGTACAGCGGGGCCCTCACCCCCCGCATGCTGTGTGCCGGCTACCTGGACGGGAGGGCCGATGCATGCCAG GGGGATAGCGGGGGTCCCCTGGTGTGCCAGGATGGGGGCACATGGCGCCTGGTGGGGGTGGTCAGCTGGGGCCATGGCTGCGCAGAGCCCAATCACCCCGGTGTCTATGCCAAGGTCGCTGAGCTCCTGGACTGGATCCAGGACACAGCATGG GTCCACTAG